GGAAAGCGGTTCGATTTTATGATACACGCGCAGGTGTCTCAAAAACCTCTTGTTAACGCTTCATACACTTGATTATTTCTCTGCATTTGTCCGCGTACTCACACCAGTCTAGGCACGACTGCTCCTTTTCGGGTCTACCAGATTCTTTGTTGCATGTGTCGCATATCCCAACATCTTCGTCGCTCCAAATCTCCACCGTTCCACTGCAGTTAGGGCATTTAATATATTCGGGGACAGGTCTAACAAACTTCCTTATGCCCGGACAAGTTTTGAAGCTTTTCCTAAACAAAAAATCCTCGCTTCTCTAATGGTAATGTGCGCGCATTGCCTTGCATTGTGTACTCATCATGGGAGCTTTTTGAAAAAGACGATAGATTACTCTCAAACATCTTTTTGTTTCTACTCCTCTTCTTCCTCTTTTGGGGGCCACTTCTCTTCCAGAAGTTTCGCTATTCCAGACGAATCTCTTGGACCTACCATAACATGCCAACCAGGCAAACCAACGTTCTTCAATTCGTCTTCCGTCTCTCCGCTTAGCCTAGCAGCCATACCGGGTATAATTAGGTACTTATGTTTAACCTTCTCTGCTACGCCTGACTTCTTAACCGCCTCTGCAATTGATTCTGCCGTGAGGTATCTCCCGGCTACGGCGCTTTCAACGCTGATTCCTTCGGTGTCGGCAACAATTAGATAGCAGTCTGTCCCAAATTTCTTAATGTCAGACTCGACGGTGAAGTACGTTAAGGCGTAATTGGTGGTCAGCATCACCGGCGACATTTCATCAGGCTTCCCAAATGTATACAACTGTGAGTCAACTGAAACCGGCTTTCTGGGGTCTGTGTAGATGTTAAACCTCCATATGACAGTTGGTAATTGAACCCATCCATCGAGGCTATGCATTATTAATATGTCGGCGTATCTGGAGATTAGCATAGAAGCAATGTATGCTTCCTCCCACGCCAGCATCTCCTTTGAATCCTTCTCGCCAGACCAAACTGTGATGGGCGTCCCAATAAGCGGGAAACCGAATAGCTCATCCCCGCCTTTACACGCATTTCTTCTCACCATAGTGAAGTTGTTGACGGTGTCCGATAATCCCTCACCAGGGAGTGTCCCAGGGTCGAGCACCAAATCCTCAACCCCATACTCGATCATGGTCTGCGATAGAGACCTCAGAAGGCCGAGGTCGTTCGGGGCAAAGATGGTTAATGGACAGCTGTACATCAGCGCCAGATCAGCCATTTCTCTCCAATTGTCCTTGGTTGCCGCATAAATTAGTGGCCTCCTACCTGAAGCCGCGACCAGTCCAGCCTCCATAACACTAGGGTTGAACGCGCATAGAACCAGCGGCAGGTCTGTGACTTTGGCAACGTTTTCAACGGCTGACTTGAAAGTTGCCGGGTCATTTGATGTTGACCTGACGGCTATCATATCAAGATTAAGATCCCTTCCTATGTAATTATACAAGAAGTTCTCAACCTTCCTCACTCTGTCTGTGAGCTCTTCCTCTTCGGAGAATCTACGCTGCATCGGCAGCTCATCGGTTACATCGAAGGCTAGTGCCACTGGGTTGTGGTAAGTGAACTCGTGGCGATACATGACAAGTTTGCCGCCTATTTTGACCGCGTGCTCTCCCGTGCCGATAGTGATCTTCTTAATCACTGGCGCTAGTATCTCTTGGAGTTTCTTGTACGACTTTTCGTGCTCCTTTTTCAGGATCGGGGGGCACTTTTCCAAGGAAGCCTCTCTATTAACCAGTTTGGCCGCGAAGGCTATGCAGTTTAGTTCTCCACACTCTTTACAGTTTGTTCTAGGAAGCAGCATGTACACATCGATGGGGCTGAGTTTCGTTGCAGCCTTCTTAATTTCCCTCTCGGTCATGTTCATCTCTTCCCTATATTCTTGTATTGACCCAGTTAGCTATTTTTTCGGGCTTAGCCTTACCCCTAGTCATCAACTGCTGTATGACCTTTCTCATGGTCCTGATGGCGTCCGGGTGCATCATCATGAACACATCAACCCCAGCTAGGAGTAGAGCCAGCGCGGTTGTAGTCTCCCATAATGGTCCCCTGAGTCTCCTCGGCTCCCACTCAGGGCCCAACTTCAGCCAAGCCTCTCTTGCAGCCCAAGCGTTCGTTGTTCCGGCTAGGACTGGGTACTGAAGCTCTGAGTCTCCCATTAGCGCTGCCATCCTAGCGCGCTCGTGGATGGTGAATGAGTACTCAAGTCCGTAGCCTAGGGCTGCCGTCGTGAGGTCCATTAGTATGTTATCTTCGGATATGTAATCGTAGAGTTTCCTGTTCAGCTCCTTAGCTCGGTTCAAGTCTAAGGCTGTGAATCCCAAGACTAATTGTCCATGTTTCCCGGCTGCCTTCGCCACGCCTTCGAGGACACCAGCTTCGTCCATGTCCAACGTAAGGGAGCTGAGCAAAACCCTCTCGCCTTCAGCCATCTCGGCAACCTTAGTGAAAACCTCGGCATCCTTCTTTGGATCACCGCAGCCTCCAATGATGAGGGGGACATCCACTGCTTGCAGCACCTCCTCTACAGTTTTCACAGCCTCGGATGGTGGTGTGTCCTTAATAAGCGGGTCTATGCTCAGCAGATGCACTGTGACCACGTCTACTCCCCACTTGTCAACTGCCATCTTGGCCCACGCAGCCGTGTCCTCCCAAACCTCCTCGACATGTATTCTTATCGCCTTCGGAAGCGTCACCTTCATGTCGAATGTGTCTACGGCAATGGCGGGTAGGTGTGGCGGGGTCTTCTCGAATAGGTAGAATGCAGGGGTTGTTGCGCCTCCGATCGCTATGGTTTTGCCGCGACTACCTCCCTCACTCTTGGTAGCCCCAAGCGTTACCTCTCTAATCTGTCCAGGATATTCTTGGACAAAAGGAGTGAAGGAGGCTTCCAAGATCTTTGTGGGCTTCACTTTTGGCGGTGCGAGTGCGGATGGAGTGGGTGGTACAGCAGCTCTCAGTTTGGCAGAGGCTAAAACCGATGGCTGAAGGATAAGTTCTCCTATAGTTAGCTCCACATCCTCTAGCTCAATTTCACTTTCACCCTCCAAACCCAGAAGCTTCAGTAGCTCAGCAAGTTCGGTGGCAGCCTTTTTCTCCTTCTCTTCTTCTCCCAAGGTTTTCACCTCTCCACTCTTCGAATGATAACTTTCTTAGCATAGATCTTTGCGTCTTTGAGAATGATCTGGAACCCTCCAGCGGCAGTGGGTATTCCAGGAAGAGGAATCTCTGGTACCGCAACTTCCACTTCCTCCGCTTCGGGTGCCACTTCAACTGGTAAAGCCTTCCATCGTTCGACAACTGGATGCTCCATCTTCTCAAGAAAGGCCTTCAATTCATCAATTGACTTTGTCTCGTTTTCTGTGGCTATTTTATCGACTACACCTTTTGGTACGAAGTCTTTGACGCGTTCCTTGACGCTGGATGGCATCCAAACTATACGGTTCCAACCTCCGTCAATCTGGAGAAACTTTGGGGATCTCATATATTCGATGGATAGTCCGTGGAAGCCGTCTACTTGCCGCCCTCCAGCCGTTGAGTCTGCCATGGTTGAGAAGGGTAATCCATTCACTGTTCTTTCGCTGAAACCTCTGTGAACGATTCCCATGCCATCCACCTCAGGGATGTAGAAGGCTATACCCTCGAAGCATCCACAAGATGTGTGAGGATAATCAAAGGCTGTGTAAAGCCAAACTCGTGTGATTTCTCCCATCGTCCTTTCTTTTACAGCTTGGTTAGCCCCTGACCATTCACCCTTGAAAGCATCGAGGCACTCGCCTCTTTCGATCTTGAAGATCGGGCCCTTTGGGTCCACTCGTGCTGCAGCTCTGCCGTCGAACCAGCTGATGGCTCCGCAGTTAGCGTACCTTTGAGGTGTGATCACGCAGCAGTGAGTTGGAGCAAAGGACTGGCATAAAGTGCATCCATAAAATTCCTCGACATCCTCATCCTTTAAACCTCTGGCTTTAGCATCTCTAGAATCATAGATCTTAATCGCCTTTTCCATCATTTCTTTCACTTTTTCGGGTTCCGTAACGAAGGTTGTCTGTATCTTTTCGATGAATGGTAGATCGCTTTTGAACAGTCTATGCAAGACTTTCCCTATCAATTCGAAGTTGTTTAATCCCTTTTCGAAGGATTTTTTGCTTAGTCTCAGCCATATGTCGTATCTCTGATTCAAGTGCATGAATCCCTCAATGTAGTTGCAGAATTCGTGGACTCTTCTTTCTATAACGCCTTCAAGTTCTTCTTCAACTTCCTTTCCTGCGACATCGATCCAGATTCCACAGGGGTAGCTGCCTCCAAGCTCTAAGTCCTTGAGGTCTGGTCCTATCACTGTTATTTTTTCATCTTCGATTTCATCCATTGGCCTGCATTTTACAATCTCAAATTTCGATTCTACTTTTGGGCCTCCAAGTTCAACGTGCATTTTGTTTCTTCGAATTCTTTCTCCTTCGTATATCACTCCAACGTCTACTGGAATGTCTTCAAACATGGACATTTTTTAACTCGCCTCCTAACTTACTTATTATCGTTTCAAAACTTTCATTCCAATCTTTAACCAACCTCTATATCCTCCCCTTTTTTATGTGTTGCTGAAGTCGCAGCTTCGAGCTTGTTCTTCTGTGGAGTCCATGAAAACTGTTCTAACGTTAGAGAAAAAAGAAGGGGTTAGTTAGCATTGCTGTGCCAAATCAACTCTATCAGCCGATCCGTCTTATTCCCCTCTGCAAGAGTTCTCTCAGTTTCTCTAAGAGCCTCTTCCCACCTAAAGCTTCTGTGCTCCTTTGGATGCCTGTATACGTCTTCTTATCCACTGTTTTCTGTCAATCCATGCTCTTTGTGACGCATTCAAAACTTTTTTGTAGGCTTGTTCTATGGGTATTTGGAATCGGTTTATTTCATTCCGTAAGTCTTCAATGTAAACGAATTTGGTTAGGTAAATCCAAGTGTAAACTACGTCGCGGTGTCTCATTATTTTTGAAAGTAAAGGGATATTCGGATCATCCTGTACTAAGTAGCGTTGCCGTACCCATTCCTTCGTAAAGAAAGAGCGTAGATGGTTAGGCGTGAAACTCTCCCAGTTAAGAACGTCAGCCTTGCAACCCAATCTTTCAGTTTTTGCCAGAACCACTTTTTACCTATAGGCTTCCCAGCGATTTTCTTCCATTTATTCTTTCTTTGCAAAACATACCCGTTAGGCTGCCTTTCAAGTTTCATAAACTCTTTAGCAACTTCCCATTCAAGTGGCAGGGGATAGAGACATTTGTCTTTGCTGTCATTAACGTAGATTATGCCTTCGTCTAATAGGAAGTGCTCGTATCTTGCGTGTCGAATCTCTTATAGAGTTGAAATGAGAATGAAAATCAAGGGGATGAGAGCCAATATAATAAAAACTGCTATTCCAAGGATTTGCTTCTTAATTTGCTCTTTCGACATCACGGCAAAGTAGAAGCATATGTAGGAAGGAACTACAATATACGTAAAGATTAGTGAAGCGGGTATATTTATTCTGCCAAATAAGGTAAACAGATAAATTATCATGAAGAGTACTAAAGAGAGATTTGAGGCTATCAAATCCCATCTACTGTAAGTTACCTTCTGCTTACGAGAATTCTTCTGATTCCCAAAAATACTGAAAATCCCAAAAAGTGTGTTACTGACTATCAAGTTAACTAAAAGAAACTCTGGAAAAGATAATGAAGAACGATAGGGTAGGAATTTTTGGATTGCTATTAAGAATGTGGGAACAAAAACAAAGAGTGACAGGTGAATTCTTAATCTTTCAGCTAGTTTTTCTTTAGGATTCAACATCAAAGTAGCTCCAAGAAGATAATAGCATCCAATAATTGGAATCAAGAACTGCAGAATAGCAATAGATAAAGCGTTATCACTTCTTCCAATAGCAAAGGCTATTTCTTCGGTTTTAATGTACTCAATGGGAATTAAACCATTATCTGTTTTCCATAAATCCTTTAAAGAGTAAGCTTTAGACCCAGTAAAGAAAGCTTGATGCCCCTCAGATGACAGAGTGAAATTATGGTTAATAAAATATACATCATATACTTCAAAACGCAAATTATAAGAATCAAAAGGAAAATGTTCACCCATCCCCTCTAAGAGCCACGTTGTCTGCTCAGACTCTCCTTGATAATACCATGTGCTAACCATATGTGCTCCTGTATTGTTGCACCAAATAATCGTGTCTCCAGCACCAATGACCCATACACCTACTCTCGATTCATTATAAGGAAAGTTACTAATACACACAATTATCTTTAGATCTACAGTTTTCTGTGACTGATCTATGTCCAAAATGTGAATGATTAACCTTACCTTAGCCAAATCATCATTTTCAACTTGGGCATAGACAAAGGAAAATAAAAGCAGTAAAGGGACTAAGACCACGATTGAAGTTAGGACGATCCTTGTAAAATCGCTTCTTTTGGGCATAAATTGTATTATAGTAATGATCTTAATGTAAATGTTAGGCTTCTAACAGTATTCTTGTACGTATGTTTGAGCATCAACTATCTGAATGTTTTCACTACTCAGCATTCTGGCAAAGTTCTCAGTTTGGTCAGGGTCATTGGATATAAGCAGAACTTGATGTCTATTGTTTCCCTTAGCTTCGATAGCTAGACCATATAGAAATCTGTCTTTCCTAGAAACTCTAAATACTGGTTGATGTCTACTTGCATTTTTGTCGTTTATGTCCTTAACAAGAACTTCATCATATACACTTCTTAGAAAAGGTTGAGCTTTCATCGATAGCCTCTTAGCAATCGCACCTATGTAATGCTTCTGGAGTCGAGTAGATTTGATGATGTACTGATGTTCTCTCCTTATCTTTTCAAATTCTGGGCAATTATCACCTTTCACCCTTGAAATTGCAATATCTAGGAATACATTTGCATCTAACAGGACTCTAGCATTCCTATAATGATGTGGCAAACTTCATCCTCTAAAGTGCGCTAGAAACCATTTTCTTCTCTGCTTTTACTATACTTGGTACAAAGCCCTTTACTCTTCCATCAGAAAGTACGGTTAGTCTTTCAATTGATGATCCTTTTTGGCTCTTCCTCAGATGATATACAGATAATTCATTCTTTGTTAAACTATATCCTAAAGCTTTCTCTGAGAAAAGTGGCTTAAATGCTGTCAGAAAATCCCCACTATGAGAAGTCACAATAATCTGCTTCTGCAATCTTTTCGCATGAGCAAAAAGCTTTGGGAGTTCTAGTTGAAGATTCAAATGTAGACTTATTTCAGGTTCTTCTATTGCAATAGTGCTGTCAAGTTTTGAGTGGAATATCTGAGTTAAGACTACAAGTATCTGTTTTGACCCATGTCCAGCAAAAACTATGTCGTTGTTGGCGTCCATAATTGGATCCTTGAATGTTGCTTTAACACGATTGTTTCCTACATAACCCGCATGCAATTTGTCCAAACCAAAAGTTCTAGCCCACTCAGTCACATAGTCTCGTGACCTTTCTAACTCCACATTGCCAAATATCAGAGACAATACCCTTACTAAATCCTCTCCTTCAACACCAACCCACTCAGCCTTTCCCGCAGTATCTGTTAATAAACGAGGAGTTGCTCTTGTCGGACGTAGAATAAAATATTTGTTTATCATCTCTCTTATTATTCTAACTAGATCTCTCGAAAATCTATTGTAAACATTTGTTGTTTGTCGCACTTCATCCGTTGGTTTCCCACTTTTTGAAAAACTGAAAGTATTGTCAATCAACAAAGACCTTGGATCACCAGTGCATTCTACTCTACCAGCAACTTTTTTGTTCGGCACATAAACATGATTTCTATGTGTACCTTTTTGTGATACGAACTCAACCCTTTCTAATGTTTCATCATTCAGCAGTAGGGTTTGCTTTGTCTCAAAAGGCTGGTTTTTCCTAGATTGTCTGAAGGATAGTTCATATCCAATTTCTTTGAATTTTATTGGAAATGGGAGATACTCCTTTATTACTTTAAAATCCGAATAAATAAGATTGTTAATGAGTTCTTCAGAAGTTAGATTAATCCCGAGTCCAATTGTAATCCATTCTTCTTCATTGTTATTAGACACAATGTCCGTATAAGAGCCAAAGTCAACAGGAGATTTGAATGGGTCTTGTCCAAGTCTCATCATATATCCCATCCCCTGCCTTAAAAGTTGAATTGCTTCAAGAACACTTGATTTCCCAGAGCCATTTTCACCGTAAATCACAGTAATAGGAGCTAGTTCTAATTTGACGTCTTTCAAACATCGAAAGTTTTTGATTTCTATTCTCGAAAGAAACATAATTGTCAATAAGGCTAGGACTAGATAAAATTTTGTTATAGAGGAATTGTTGATTATCATTTCGACGCATCAACATCTAGTAAATCACTATAGTTGAAATGCGGAAAAGTTATAGCATAACTAAAGGAACTAGTTGAACTTGGAAGAGGTAGATTTTTGCATTGAATGGTGATTTACTTATTCTCCTCCTAGGTGGAATCATTGCCATTTTGTCTTCGGTTGTAACCTATTATCTAAACTATATTCTTAGAATAAAAGAGCAAAGTATTTCCAGAGAGTTTACAATGCGAAAAGAGGCAAGACACTTTTTTCAAACTTTGTACGGTATCGTTAGTCGTCTAACTGATTTTATGAGATCTTATACTGAAGAAGATATTGACAAACCTTTAATGCTATCTAAAGTGGGCTATAAGAGAGTCTTACGAGAAGAAATAGTCAAAGAGTACAAGAATGCATACAAGGAGGGAATTGAACTTTGGTCAAAAGCTGCCAAGGAGGGTTTTGAAATCTTTCTACCTCCAGATTTAGCTGATGAATTGGCTGTCTTCTGGGCTTTTGCTAGTTTTCTCAAAAGGCAAAATAATTGGAAAGAAGTAGAAAAGGAACTACCGATTTTCGTTATGCGCTCAGAAAGGATTATGGATATGATTGAAGAGTCACTGGGTCTGAAAAGAAGAACAACAATGAAAAGACCGAAATGGTTAAGATGGAGGCAAATACGTTCTATTATTAAGGGTGAAAAAGCTGCCTGAAGAAAAAAAGAAAAAAGGTCCTTATTTTGCCAAAGAAACTGCTGTAAAAACAAGAAAAGTCTCCACAATACGTAAGGGACTTGTTAGAACCTCTGATGTTTCCAAATATCTGAAGACATTAGAAAGGCGTGCAAGTCAAAAGAAGAAAGAAACGTAAAATAAAACATCTACTCTTTAGAGCGAGAAGAAAAGAGAAGCTACTTTTCAAGATTTTATGGCTTGTGGAAGAAACTTCTAAATCATACATTCAAGAGAGCTTTCTTTTGCATTTTGGACAAGCCGCAGGATATTCTTTCATACTGACTCCGCACAGAAAGCATATACAAATGTTGCACTGGAGACAATGCCAATTAGCTCCAGTGATTCTTCGTCTACAAAGATAACAAGGCTTGGTTAGACACGTATCAGACATAGTGTCCTTTTTTCAGAAGAGGGTATTTAGAGACTTTGAAGCAACGACAAATGGCAAAGCAGAGAGAAGAGTGAAAGTTCCAAGTTCCAGAAGCCATGCATGCATTGAGAAGACGTACTAAATCACCTTTTTTTCACGTAGCTTATTTTCTAACTCGAAGATTTGTTGTCTCAAAGCGT
The genomic region above belongs to Candidatus Bathyarchaeota archaeon and contains:
- a CDS encoding phosphohydrolase; translated protein: MFRKSFKTCPGIRKFVRPVPEYIKCPNCSGTVEIWSDEDVGICDTCNKESGRPEKEQSCLDWCEYADKCREIIKCMKR
- a CDS encoding acetyl-CoA decarbonylase/synthase complex subunit gamma; translation: MTEREIKKAATKLSPIDVYMLLPRTNCKECGELNCIAFAAKLVNREASLEKCPPILKKEHEKSYKKLQEILAPVIKKITIGTGEHAVKIGGKLVMYRHEFTYHNPVALAFDVTDELPMQRRFSEEEELTDRVRKVENFLYNYIGRDLNLDMIAVRSTSNDPATFKSAVENVAKVTDLPLVLCAFNPSVMEAGLVAASGRRPLIYAATKDNWREMADLALMYSCPLTIFAPNDLGLLRSLSQTMIEYGVEDLVLDPGTLPGEGLSDTVNNFTMVRRNACKGGDELFGFPLIGTPITVWSGEKDSKEMLAWEEAYIASMLISRYADILIMHSLDGWVQLPTVIWRFNIYTDPRKPVSVDSQLYTFGKPDEMSPVMLTTNYALTYFTVESDIKKFGTDCYLIVADTEGISVESAVAGRYLTAESIAEAVKKSGVAEKVKHKYLIIPGMAARLSGETEDELKNVGLPGWHVMVGPRDSSGIAKLLEEKWPPKEEEEE
- the cdhD gene encoding CO dehydrogenase/acetyl-CoA synthase subunit delta encodes the protein MKTLGEEEKEKKAATELAELLKLLGLEGESEIELEDVELTIGELILQPSVLASAKLRAAVPPTPSALAPPKVKPTKILEASFTPFVQEYPGQIREVTLGATKSEGGSRGKTIAIGGATTPAFYLFEKTPPHLPAIAVDTFDMKVTLPKAIRIHVEEVWEDTAAWAKMAVDKWGVDVVTVHLLSIDPLIKDTPPSEAVKTVEEVLQAVDVPLIIGGCGDPKKDAEVFTKVAEMAEGERVLLSSLTLDMDEAGVLEGVAKAAGKHGQLVLGFTALDLNRAKELNRKLYDYISEDNILMDLTTAALGYGLEYSFTIHERARMAALMGDSELQYPVLAGTTNAWAAREAWLKLGPEWEPRRLRGPLWETTTALALLLAGVDVFMMMHPDAIRTMRKVIQQLMTRGKAKPEKIANWVNTRI
- the cdhC gene encoding CO dehydrogenase/CO-methylating acetyl-CoA synthase complex subunit beta, whose protein sequence is MFEDIPVDVGVIYEGERIRRNKMHVELGGPKVESKFEIVKCRPMDEIEDEKITVIGPDLKDLELGGSYPCGIWIDVAGKEVEEELEGVIERRVHEFCNYIEGFMHLNQRYDIWLRLSKKSFEKGLNNFELIGKVLHRLFKSDLPFIEKIQTTFVTEPEKVKEMMEKAIKIYDSRDAKARGLKDEDVEEFYGCTLCQSFAPTHCCVITPQRYANCGAISWFDGRAAARVDPKGPIFKIERGECLDAFKGEWSGANQAVKERTMGEITRVWLYTAFDYPHTSCGCFEGIAFYIPEVDGMGIVHRGFSERTVNGLPFSTMADSTAGGRQVDGFHGLSIEYMRSPKFLQIDGGWNRIVWMPSSVKERVKDFVPKGVVDKIATENETKSIDELKAFLEKMEHPVVERWKALPVEVAPEAEEVEVAVPEIPLPGIPTAAGGFQIILKDAKIYAKKVIIRRVER
- a CDS encoding AAA family ATPase, yielding MIINNSSITKFYLVLALLTIMFLSRIEIKNFRCLKDVKLELAPITVIYGENGSGKSSVLEAIQLLRQGMGYMMRLGQDPFKSPVDFGSYTDIVSNNNEEEWITIGLGINLTSEELINNLIYSDFKVIKEYLPFPIKFKEIGYELSFRQSRKNQPFETKQTLLLNDETLERVEFVSQKGTHRNHVYVPNKKVAGRVECTGDPRSLLIDNTFSFSKSGKPTDEVRQTTNVYNRFSRDLVRIIREMINKYFILRPTRATPRLLTDTAGKAEWVGVEGEDLVRVLSLIFGNVELERSRDYVTEWARTFGLDKLHAGYVGNNRVKATFKDPIMDANNDIVFAGHGSKQILVVLTQIFHSKLDSTIAIEEPEISLHLNLQLELPKLFAHAKRLQKQIIVTSHSGDFLTAFKPLFSEKALGYSLTKNELSVYHLRKSQKGSSIERLTVLSDGRVKGFVPSIVKAEKKMVSSAL